Proteins from one Malassezia vespertilionis chromosome 2, complete sequence genomic window:
- a CDS encoding uncharacterized protein (TransMembrane:1 (i40-62o)), which yields MDISSIGAGVLNVTDRFNNPDSPSPLYYLEDRSSWYHKRAILFVSIFLAIFIVLILCVTVFLRDRNVSMSDAGVEAFGDGDDADWEANRHSAVLKSARNKMEHIPRKFSRGVRRRWKRHGLAKKPTVLEEDHEMPPAHRPAPGSPVPSIGATEPAIAGALVVSAHADSAPHAQGVQSDNSADARLSDTAPLHNAHTPLDQTDVDAVDVMEHTHVVQPTPPAYATQAPPLLNIAVPNTGKLDGAATFASDAPPSMDTNTSTAHVATDEKSAFDALVHAASAPASAVANALPSAPLPDAADEGDVHSTAKGKQRVESPSSLLPAPPDAPTMTFTGFDTLHASQKEQEAAEERAALGALLPSQPGGEHDAVVPPVYVPTAPTYDAAALNESAAPSAPALTEPHRTSPPLCSSVPDAQE from the coding sequence ATGGATATTTCCAGCATCGGCGCCGGGGTTCTCAACGTGACCGACCGTTTCAACAATCCAGACTCGCCGTCGCCACTATACTATTTGGAGGATCGGAGCTCTTGGTaccacaagcgcgcgattcTATTTGTATCTATATTCCTTGCCATTTTCATTGTACTGATTCTTTGCGTCACCGTCTTTCTCCGCGATCGCAACGTGAGTATGAGCGATGCGGGTGTTGAGGCATTTGGCGACGGAGATGATGCAGATTGGGAAGCAAATCGGCACAGTGCGGTGCTGAAGAGTGCAAGGAACAAAATGGAGCACATTCCCCGCAAATTTTCACGCGGTGTGCGAAGACGATGGAAACGGCATGGCTTGGCAAAAAAGCCCACCGTGCTCGAGGAAGACCACGAAATGCCACCGGCACACCGCCCTGCACCAGGCTCGCCAGTCCCGAGCATTGGCGCTACAGAGCCTGCGATTGCGGGCGCGCTGGTTGTCtcagcgcacgcagacTCGGCGCCACATGCGCAAGGTGTGCAATCGGACAACTCTGCCGACGCCCGACTTTCCGACACTGCTCCTTTGCACAACGCACACACCCCGCTGGACCAGACTGATGTCGATGCCGTGGACGTAATGGAGCATACACATGTGGTACAGCCCACTCCTCCAGCATACGCTacgcaagcaccgccgctTTTGAACATTGCCGTGCCCAATACGGGAAAACTAGATGGCGCGGCAACGTTTGCGTcagacgcgccgccaagcatGGACACGAACACTTCCACTGCACACGTCGCCACTGACGAGAAGTCTGCATTCGACGCCCTTGTGCACGCGGCCAGTGCGCCGGCGAGCGCAGTCGCAAATGCACTTCCatcggcgccgctgcccgaTGCAGCGGATGAAGGCGATGTGCATAGTACTGCTAaaggcaagcagcgcgtcgaatCGCCCAGCAGCCTACTTCCTGCACCACCCGATGCTCCTACCATGACTTTCACCGGCTTCGATACATTGCACGCTTCGCAAAAGGAGCAGGAAGCTGCGGAAGAGCGggctgcgcttggagcgTTGCTTCCCTCGCAGCCAGGAGGTGAGCACGATGCGGTTGTGCCACCGGTGTATGTACCGACGGCGCCGACATATGACGCAGCCGCTCTTAACGAATCCGCGGCGCCATCTGCACCGGCCCTAACTGAACCACACCGAACATCCCCGCCGCTTTGTTCCTCGGTACCCGACGCGCAAGAGTAG
- a CDS encoding uncharacterized protein (EggNog:ENOG503P9TS), with protein MPWLLQDAAKVKASIGSSKEARCAFDGDEETVWTVELGSPSISAHVLVASTLSAPRRVETWQALECIFAGGFSPIRIVTLAGFAREGSKEVEWIEVQESYPRDGNMQQSFAYEPEAVAATLRARGKRSTDACTHIALRLDGSTDGFGRVIVYRLNVLAT; from the exons ATGCCGTGGCTGCTGCAAGACGCGGCGAAAGTAAA GGCCTCTATCGGATCGTCAAAAGAAGCGCGTTGTGCATTTGATGGAGACGAAGAGACCGTCTGGACGGTAGAGCTGGGCTCGCCGAGCATTTCGGCACACGTCCTCGTTGCAAGCACACtttcagcgccgcgccgcgtagAAACGTGGCAAGCGCTGGAATGCATCTTTGCAGGCGGTTTCTCGCCGATTCGTATCGTGACACTTGCTGggtttgcgcgcgaaggAAGCAAAGAGGTGGAGTGGATTGAAGTGCAAGAATCGTACCCTCGCGACGGAAACATGCAACAGTCGTTTGCGTATGAACCCGAGGCAGTGGCTGCAACGCTGCGAGCGAGGGGCAAAAGAAGCACTGATGCGTGCACCCACATTGCATTGCGTTTGGACGGGAGTACAGATGGGTTTGGGCGTGTGATTGTATACAGGTTAAATGTGCTAGCTACATAA